One stretch of Eupeodes corollae chromosome 2, idEupCoro1.1, whole genome shotgun sequence DNA includes these proteins:
- the LOC129944683 gene encoding uncharacterized protein LOC129944683 isoform X2: MNRNFKSKKDASPLTTSTESESFDTWTVITDKSKELTREEIPSPPPTPEKSEEEDESSEDAVRVEVLQASVDKLENRYSELDDISDGISIISDCESVGRMSPHPELRKHLSELNMRFVDVLQPSLRMTNSAGDNTSRFYEGSSERSSDVFHQVEPLLENNRKSRRASERQMANSPDFQPTLRSGLRGLFYVGAFLGVLAFISKLKYESALGTNSDVLNQKIDDLELKNNLMRAEIDILSKQVNYLTTLSENQKYSTSNKPKSKPSREKKMKVWPGNGNNIEEVVISPDDLKTPYKCEGPNNMDVAGMCVELPRAGESIVDSLGEKVRFVIEESDHFTNFEKVFDKLVKLTDNPFSGNDEKPTATQGTERLQKPKESTYTPHEHKPDKYESRKYENDQPTDKSDRKKNEKDQKLDKHDNESKKYENKRKNFKKQQNFDDSGESKERYRRGDRSNEDFNGSGERFKKSKDYKKYDKYSSAEHENAKRNADGEWHEKLMHHRETSRKNNDKHRHDNNWYIERGDSREQARVTDQKYR; this comes from the exons ATGAACAGgaattttaaatccaaaaaagatGCGTCTCCACTCACAACCAGCACCGAATCAGAGTCTTTCGATACGTGGACTGTGATAACAGACAAATCGAAAGAATTAACTCGAGAAGAGATACCCTCGCCTCCACCTACACCTGAAAAAAGTGAAGAGGAAGATGAAAGTAGTGAAGATGCTGTACGCGTTGAGGTCTTACAAGCATCTGTTGATAAATTGGAAAATAG ATACAGCGAACTCGATGATATTTCAGATGGTATCTCAATCATAAGCGATTGTGAAAGCGTCGGAAGGATGTCTCCGCACCCAGAGCTGCGCAAGCATCTATCAGAATTGAACATGCGATTTGTTGATGTGTTACAACCTTCGTTAAGAATGACAAATTCAGCTGGCGACAATACTTCACGATTCTATGAAGGTAGCTCGGAACGATCTTCTGATGTTTTCCATCAAGTAGAACCACTGTTGGAAAACAACAGAAAATCGCGAAGAGCATCAGAACGCCAGATGGCAAATTCACCAGACTTTCAACCGACACTGCGATCTGGATTACGAGGACTTTTCTATGTTGGAGCATTTCTGGGAGTTTTGGCTTTTATCAGCAAATTAAAATACGAATCTGCGCTTGGAACCAACTCAGATGTACTTAACCAAAAAATAGATGAcctagaattaaaaaataatctcatGCGAGCTGAAATTGATATTCTTTCCAAGCAAGTGAACTACTTAACGACGCTTAGTGAAAATCAGAAATATTCAACGTCCAACAAACCAAAGAGCAAACCGTCaagagaaaagaaaatgaagGTTTGGCCAGGCAATGGAAATAACATTGAAGAAGTCGTAATAAGTCCCGATGACCTTAAGACTCCATATAAGTGCGAGGGTCCAAATAATATGGACGTAGCTGGAATGTGCGTAGAACTGCCAAGGGCAGGTGAGAGTATAGTTGACTCTTTGGGTGAAAAAGTAAGATTTGTCATAGAAGAAAGTGATCACTTTACGaactttgaaaaagtttttgataaattggTCAAACTGACAGATAATCCTTTTAGTGGAAATGACGAAAAACCAACAGCCACCCAAGGCACTGAAAGGTTGCAGAAGCCAAAAGAAAGTACTTACACCCCCCATGAACACAAACCTGATAAATATGAGAGCAGAAAATATGAGAACGACCAACCAACTGACAAATCTGatagaaaaaagaacgaaaaagaTCAAAAACTTGACAAACATGACAATGAAAGCAAAAAATACGAGAACAAACGGAAAAATTTCAAGAAGCAACAAAACTTTGACGATAGTGGTGAAAGCAAGGAACGTTATCGCAGAGGAGATCGATCAAATGAAGACTTCAACGGTTCTGGGGAGAGATTTAAAAAGTCCAAGGACTACAAAAAATACGACAAATATTCTTCTGCCGAGCATGAAAATGCTAAACGAAACGCCGATGGCGAATGGCACGAGAAACTTATGCACCATCGAGAGACTTCTCGCAAAAATAACGACAAACATCGTCACGACAATAATTGGTATATCGAGCGTGGCGATAGTCGAGAACAAGCTCGAGTTACTGATCAAAAATATCGTTGA
- the LOC129944683 gene encoding uncharacterized protein LOC129944683 isoform X1, whose amino-acid sequence MNRMCFEWTLYTGKVMNRNFKSKKDASPLTTSTESESFDTWTVITDKSKELTREEIPSPPPTPEKSEEEDESSEDAVRVEVLQASVDKLENRYSELDDISDGISIISDCESVGRMSPHPELRKHLSELNMRFVDVLQPSLRMTNSAGDNTSRFYEGSSERSSDVFHQVEPLLENNRKSRRASERQMANSPDFQPTLRSGLRGLFYVGAFLGVLAFISKLKYESALGTNSDVLNQKIDDLELKNNLMRAEIDILSKQVNYLTTLSENQKYSTSNKPKSKPSREKKMKVWPGNGNNIEEVVISPDDLKTPYKCEGPNNMDVAGMCVELPRAGESIVDSLGEKVRFVIEESDHFTNFEKVFDKLVKLTDNPFSGNDEKPTATQGTERLQKPKESTYTPHEHKPDKYESRKYENDQPTDKSDRKKNEKDQKLDKHDNESKKYENKRKNFKKQQNFDDSGESKERYRRGDRSNEDFNGSGERFKKSKDYKKYDKYSSAEHENAKRNADGEWHEKLMHHRETSRKNNDKHRHDNNWYIERGDSREQARVTDQKYR is encoded by the exons ATGAATCGCATGTGTTTTGAAT GGACGTTATACACTGGAAAAGTCATGAACAGgaattttaaatccaaaaaagatGCGTCTCCACTCACAACCAGCACCGAATCAGAGTCTTTCGATACGTGGACTGTGATAACAGACAAATCGAAAGAATTAACTCGAGAAGAGATACCCTCGCCTCCACCTACACCTGAAAAAAGTGAAGAGGAAGATGAAAGTAGTGAAGATGCTGTACGCGTTGAGGTCTTACAAGCATCTGTTGATAAATTGGAAAATAG ATACAGCGAACTCGATGATATTTCAGATGGTATCTCAATCATAAGCGATTGTGAAAGCGTCGGAAGGATGTCTCCGCACCCAGAGCTGCGCAAGCATCTATCAGAATTGAACATGCGATTTGTTGATGTGTTACAACCTTCGTTAAGAATGACAAATTCAGCTGGCGACAATACTTCACGATTCTATGAAGGTAGCTCGGAACGATCTTCTGATGTTTTCCATCAAGTAGAACCACTGTTGGAAAACAACAGAAAATCGCGAAGAGCATCAGAACGCCAGATGGCAAATTCACCAGACTTTCAACCGACACTGCGATCTGGATTACGAGGACTTTTCTATGTTGGAGCATTTCTGGGAGTTTTGGCTTTTATCAGCAAATTAAAATACGAATCTGCGCTTGGAACCAACTCAGATGTACTTAACCAAAAAATAGATGAcctagaattaaaaaataatctcatGCGAGCTGAAATTGATATTCTTTCCAAGCAAGTGAACTACTTAACGACGCTTAGTGAAAATCAGAAATATTCAACGTCCAACAAACCAAAGAGCAAACCGTCaagagaaaagaaaatgaagGTTTGGCCAGGCAATGGAAATAACATTGAAGAAGTCGTAATAAGTCCCGATGACCTTAAGACTCCATATAAGTGCGAGGGTCCAAATAATATGGACGTAGCTGGAATGTGCGTAGAACTGCCAAGGGCAGGTGAGAGTATAGTTGACTCTTTGGGTGAAAAAGTAAGATTTGTCATAGAAGAAAGTGATCACTTTACGaactttgaaaaagtttttgataaattggTCAAACTGACAGATAATCCTTTTAGTGGAAATGACGAAAAACCAACAGCCACCCAAGGCACTGAAAGGTTGCAGAAGCCAAAAGAAAGTACTTACACCCCCCATGAACACAAACCTGATAAATATGAGAGCAGAAAATATGAGAACGACCAACCAACTGACAAATCTGatagaaaaaagaacgaaaaagaTCAAAAACTTGACAAACATGACAATGAAAGCAAAAAATACGAGAACAAACGGAAAAATTTCAAGAAGCAACAAAACTTTGACGATAGTGGTGAAAGCAAGGAACGTTATCGCAGAGGAGATCGATCAAATGAAGACTTCAACGGTTCTGGGGAGAGATTTAAAAAGTCCAAGGACTACAAAAAATACGACAAATATTCTTCTGCCGAGCATGAAAATGCTAAACGAAACGCCGATGGCGAATGGCACGAGAAACTTATGCACCATCGAGAGACTTCTCGCAAAAATAACGACAAACATCGTCACGACAATAATTGGTATATCGAGCGTGGCGATAGTCGAGAACAAGCTCGAGTTACTGATCAAAAATATCGTTGA
- the LOC129944986 gene encoding uncharacterized protein LOC129944986, whose amino-acid sequence MGAPTYDVLCDKLLPNLPEDSQYSEITNILKDHFDPKPNEILENYRFHLRKQKESESCADFLVFLKRLSANCIFGSYLNTALRNQFVFGLINQKIKSRLLEKSDLTLEIAVNTANAFEIAERGGIELHQHMSRSSVNEIQETVNAFGDKRKDTKKIERTAGTGNKQPFTRKCYRCGSTSHLANHCTYKEAVCEFCKTKGHLRKVCLKEKRQVNLVAEEDDISSDNVLVDELFQIYEGGVNNIKNNKLSAPVTMVSLGDAERHFGDLDIHDNDTLLYSYCKTQLDCVGYIMVNVATATNNHKVKMYLVRAERKPLLGREWLRTIKLNWDRIIADQLHKPGMDVKAIQADKFNDMKLKDIVSKYTNLFLPFTGKIVGHQARLHIKENALPKFFKARRVPFPLTEAVEKEIKKQVDEGLLEKVDTTLRVDEHPLPTVEEMFSTMAGGQKFSKIDLSKAYLQLEIHPDDRHYLTINTPLGLFQPTRMMYGVTCAPAKWQRFIEMVLHGIKGVSVFLDDIRITADTDELHLERINEVLERLNNFNMRVNWEKSEFMKDQIEYCGYIIDKNGIRKGDAKVEAVQNMRRPTNKDEDLNCEQSFVEAKRQILSDTVLTHYDFALPVVLAVDASPYGVGAVLSHIYPDGLEKPIQFASQTLSSVQQRYSQIDKEAYAIIYGIRKFYQYLFGRKFILVTDNKPISQIFSPHKGLPTLSATRMQHYAIFLESFDFEIRLKRSKDNANADAVSRLPIQDTNHNVKEVNIIENECLENLPIHVSELRDETRKDDEVYILYESLKQGRECDGTHRWGIRQTEFALQQGVAVRDYLSNDKWKFGRITAKQGELHYEIKLDDNRVWKRHADQIRKIGDQIQIPAIDPNRNNTLEPKEIPPTTKENTPQLPDPSSPKQTESTPNEPSPSLPEPSPPCESIVPETPGNINNTPNEIQTRRSKRAIRPPERFKDFAM is encoded by the exons ATGGGAGCACCTACTTACGATGTGCTGTGCGACAAGCTCTTGCCCAACTTACCAGAAGATTCACAATACAGcgaaataacaaatattttaaaagaccaTTTCGATCCGAAACCGAATGAGATCCTTGAAAATTATCGTTTCCATTTGAGGAAACAAAAGGAAAGTGAATCATGTGCggatttcttagtttttttgaaaCGTCTATCCGCAAATTGCATCTTTGGATCCTACTTAAATACAGCCTTAAGAAATCAATTTGTGTTTGGgttaataaaccaaaaaatcaaGAGTCGTCTACTCGAAAAAAGCGACTTAACTTTGGAAATAGCTGTGAACACCGCCAATGCCTTCGAGATAGCTGAAAGAGGGGGCATTGAGTTACATCAACATATGTCGAGGTCAAGCGTTAACGAAATCCAAGAAACAGTCAATGCATTTGGCGATAAGcggaaagatacaaaaaaaatcgaaaggaCAGCGGGCACGGGCAATAAACAGCCATTTACAAGAAAATGTTACCGGTGTGGTAGCACCTCCCACTTGGCAAACCATTGTACCTATAAAGAAGCGGTTTGTGAATTCTGCAAGACCAAAGGACATCTTCGTAAAGTTTGCTTGAAGGAAAAGCGCCAAGTTAACCTGGTTGCAGAAGAAGATGACATTTCAAGCGATAATGTCCTGGTAGATGAATTATTCCAAATATACGAGGGAGGggtaaacaatattaaaaacaataaattaa GTGCACCGGTGACGATGGTGAGCTTAGGTGATGCGGAAAGGCACTTTGGTGATTTGGATATACATGATAATGATACGTTGCTATACAGCTACTGCAAAACTCAATTGGATTGTGTGGGGTACATTATGGTTAATGTAGCAACTGCAACAAATAACCACAAAGTTAAAATGTATCTGGTGCGAGCCGAAAGGAAGCCCTTACTAGGACGCGAATGGCTCCGTACGATTAAACTCAACTGGGATCGGATCATCGCCGATCAACTACACAAACCAGGAATGGATGTAAAAGCTATTCAAGCAGACAAATTCAACGATATGAAGCTTAAAGACATTGTGAGTAAgtacacaaatttatttttgccttTTACTGGAAAAATTGTGGGACACCAAGCTAGATTACACATAAAAGAAAATGCCTTGCCTAAATTCTTTAAGGCCCGAAGGGTACCATTTCCGTTAACTGAAGCtgtagaaaaagaaattaaaaaacaggtAGACGAAGGGTTGTTAGAAAAGGTTGACACAA CACTTAGAGTAGATGAACATCCGTTGCCTACCGTTGAGGAAATGTTCAGCACCATGGCGGGCGGACAAAAATTTTCCAAGATTGATCTATCTAAAGCTTATTTGCAACTTGAAATCCATCCCGACGATAGGCACTATTTAACGATAAATACGCCATTGGGATTGTTTCAACCAACGAGAATGATGTATGGGGTAACATGCGCACCGGCAAAATGGCAGCGTTTCATAGAGATGGTTTTGCATGGCATTAAAGGGGTTTCCGTTTTCTTAGACGACATAAGAATAACCGCAGATACCGATGAATTACATTTAGAACGGATAAACGAGGTCTTAGAGCGTCTAAACAATTTCAACATGAGAGTAAATTGGGAGAAATCAGAATTTATGAAAGACCAAATTGAATACTGTGGTTatataattgataaaaatggcATTAGAAAAGGAGATGCAAAGGTAGAAGCGGTACAAAACATGAGACGACCAACAAATAAGGATGAA GACTTAAATTGTGAACAATCATTTGTGGAAGCGAAAAGACAAATACTATCGGATACAGTTCTAACACATTATGACTTTGCGCTGCCAGTGGTATTGGCGGTTGATGCAAGCCCTTATGGAGTGGGGGCGGTATTAAGTCATATATATCCAGACGGGTTAGAAAAACCCATTCAATTCGCGTCACAAACATTATCTTCTGTACAGCAACGATATAGCCAAATCGACAAAGAGGCTTATGCCATTATTTATGGTATCCGcaaattttatcaatatttgtttGGAAGGAAGTTTATATTGGTTACCGACAACAAGCCTATATCGCAAATATTTTCTCCACATAAAGGTTTACCAACCCTTTCGGCTACTAGAATGCAACATTACGCAATATTCTTAGAATCAttcgattttgaaatccgttTGAAAAGATCCAAAGATAATGCCAACGCAGATGCTGTGTCCAGGCTACCTATTCAAGACACAAACCATAACGTGAAAGAAGTTAATATAATTGAGAATGAGTGTTTGGAGAACTTACCAATTCATGTATCCGAATTGAGAGATGAAACGAGGAAGGACGATGAAGTATACATTCTGTACGAAAGTTTAAAACAAGGTCGTGAATGCGACGGTACACATCGCTGGGGTATTCGGCAAACAGAATTCGCTTTACAACAAGG AGTGGCCGTAAGAGATTATCTATCAAACGACAAATGGAAATTCGGAAGAATTACAGCAAAACAAGGTGAACTACACTACGAGATTAAGTTAGACGATAATAGAGTTTGGAAAAGACATGCTGATCAAATCCGAAAAATTGGGGACCAAATTCAAATTCCTGCTATTGATCCTAATCGTAACAACACCCTGGAACCAAAAGAAATACCtccaacaacaaaagaaaatacacCACAGCTGCCAGACCCCTCTTCACCGAAGCAGACTGAGTCAACACCAAACGAACCTTCACCAAGCCTGCCAGAACCGTCACCTCCTTGCGAATCGATCGTCCCCGAAACACCAGGTAATATTAATAACACTCCTAATGAGATTCAAACACGTCGTTCAAAAAGGGCTATTCGTCCACCGGAACGTTTTAAAGATTTTgcaatgtaa